Proteins encoded by one window of Papio anubis isolate 15944 chromosome 7, Panubis1.0, whole genome shotgun sequence:
- the PATL2 gene encoding protein PAT1 homolog 2 isoform X3 — protein sequence MKGRRRKRKRRRRRIWTQTRRRKRRKRMILGIQLYLVLSITPRELCSAPLESRPLVCWECHLPPCIFCGSTSSPARHFGPRLPSPDPTLFCSLLTSWPPRFSHLTQLHPQHQRILQQQQHSQTPSPPAKKPWSQQPDPYANLMTRKEKDWVIKVQMVQLQSINPRLDDYYYQEYYQKLEKKQVDEELLGRRNQVESLKLVTPYIQKAEAYESVVRIEGSLGQVAVSTCFSPRRAIDAVPHGTQEQDIEAASSQRLRVLYRIEKMFLQLLEIEEGWKYRPPQPCFSEQQSNQVEKLFQTLKTQEHNNLEEAADGFLQVLSVRKGKALVARLLPFLAQDQAITILLAITHHLPLLVRRDVADQALQMLFKPLGKCISHLTLHELLQGLQGLMLLPPGSSERPVTVVLQNQFGISLLYALLSHGEQLVSLDSSLEEPNSDHTAWTDMVVLIAWEIAQMPTASLAEPLAFPSNLLPLFCHHVDKQLVQQLEARMEFAWIY from the exons atgaaggggaggaggaggaagaggaagaggaggaggaggaggatctgGACCCAGACccggaggaggaagaggaggaagagaatgatCTTGGGGATCCAACTGTACTTGGTGCTGTCCATAACACCCAG AGAACTCTGCTCAGCTCCCCTGGAGTCAAGGCCCCTGGTGTGCTGGGAATGTCACTTGCCTCCTTGCATTTTCTGTGGCAG CACCAGCTCTCCAGCACGGCACTTTGGACCTCGGCTGCCCTCACCAGACCCAACTCTTTTCTGCAGCCTGCTGACCTCGTGGCCCCCTAGGTTCAG TCATCTGACCCAGCTCCACCCTCAGCACCAACGGAtcttgcagcagcagcagcacagtcAAACACCAAG TCCCCCAGCCAAGAAGCCTTGGTCTCAGCAGCCAGACCCCTATGCTAACCTCATGACCAGAAAAGAGAAGGACTGGGTGATAAAAGTGCAGATGGTGCAACTGCAGAGTATAAACCCCCGCCTGGATGATTACTACTACCAG GAATATTACCAGAAGCTAGAGAAGAAGCAGGTAGACGAAGAGCTACTCGGACGAAGAAACCAGGTTGAGTCCCTCAAGCTGGTAACGCCTTACATTCAGAAGGCAGAGGCTTATGAGTCCG TAGTCCGAATCGAGGGTTCCCTGGGCCAGGTAGCTGTGTCGACGTGCTTCAGCCCTCGCCGAGCTATTGATGCTGTACCCCATGGAACTCAAGAGCAG GATATAGAAGCTGCAAGCAGTCAGAGGCTTCGGGTGTTATACCGGATTGAGAAG ATGTTCCTTCAGTTACTAGAAATAGAGGAGGGCTGGAAGTATAGGCCTCCACAGCCCTGCTTTTCTGAGCAGCAAAGCAACCAGGTTGAGAAGCTCTTCCAGACCTTAAAGACCCAGGAGCACAACAACCTGGA GGAGGCAGCAGATGGCTTCCTGCAGGTGCTCTCTGTGAGGAAGGGGAAGGCCCTGGTGGCCCGGCTGCTCCCCTTCCTGGCCCAGGATCAGGCTATTACCATTCTTTTGGCTATCACCCACCATCTGCCCCTCCTGGTCCGGAGGGATGTGGCTGATCAG GCCCTACAAATGTTATTCAAACCTCTGGGCAAATGTATCAGTCACTTGACCCTCCATGAACTCCTCCAAGGACTTCAGGGATTAATGCTGTTGCCACCTGGCTCCTCAGAGCGGCCAGTCACTGTGGTGCTTCAGAATCAG TTTGGAATATCTTTGCTCTATGCCCTACTGAGTCATGGGGAGCAGCTGGTATCGCTGGATTCTTCCCTAGAGGAACCCAACAGTGACCATACAGCTTG GACAGACATGGTGGTTCTGATTGCCTGGGAAATAGCCCAAATGCCTACAGCCTCTCTGGCAGAACCCCTCGCTTTCCCCAGCAACCTACTTCCCCTGTTCTGTCACCACGTGGACAAACAATTGGTTCAGCAGCTGGAGGCCAGGATGGA GTTTGCCTGGATCTACTGA
- the PATL2 gene encoding protein PAT1 homolog 2 isoform X1 has translation MNNLNRKGSNSQMVYLPEAGNALSLEDTAKKEVHQPTKMKCLEGPGKTCGPLAPEEELVSACHLEKEEENEGEEEEEEEEEEEDLDPDPEEEEEEENDLGDPTVLGAVHNTQRTLLSSPGVKAPGVLGMSLASLHFLWQTLDYLSPIPFWPTFPSTSSPARHFGPRLPSPDPTLFCSLLTSWPPRFSHLTQLHPQHQRILQQQQHSQTPSPPAKKPWSQQPDPYANLMTRKEKDWVIKVQMVQLQSINPRLDDYYYQEYYQKLEKKQVDEELLGRRNQVESLKLVTPYIQKAEAYESVVRIEGSLGQVAVSTCFSPRRAIDAVPHGTQEQDIEAASSQRLRVLYRIEKMFLQLLEIEEGWKYRPPQPCFSEQQSNQVEKLFQTLKTQEHNNLEEAADGFLQVLSVRKGKALVARLLPFLAQDQAITILLAITHHLPLLVRRDVADQALQMLFKPLGKCISHLTLHELLQGLQGLMLLPPGSSERPVTVVLQNQFGISLLYALLSHGEQLVSLDSSLEEPNSDHTAWTDMVVLIAWEIAQMPTASLAEPLAFPSNLLPLFCHHVDKQLVQQLEARMEFAWIY, from the exons ATGAATAACTTAAACAGAAAGGGCAGCAACAGTCAGATG GTTTACCTTCCAGAGGCTGGCAATGCTCTTTCACTGGAGGACACAGCCAAGAAGGAAGTCCACCAGCCTACCAAGATGAAATGCCTTGAAG GGCCAGGTAAGACCTGTGGCCCTTTGGCTCCTGAGGAGGAGCTGGTGTCTGCCTGCCActtggaaaaagaagaagagaatgaaggggaggaggaggaagaggaagaggaggaggaggaggatctgGACCCAGACccggaggaggaagaggaggaagagaatgatCTTGGGGATCCAACTGTACTTGGTGCTGTCCATAACACCCAG AGAACTCTGCTCAGCTCCCCTGGAGTCAAGGCCCCTGGTGTGCTGGGAATGTCACTTGCCTCCTTGCATTTTCTGTGGCAG ACCTTGGACTACCTGTCGCCCATCCCTTTCTGGCCTACATTTCCCAGCACCAGCTCTCCAGCACGGCACTTTGGACCTCGGCTGCCCTCACCAGACCCAACTCTTTTCTGCAGCCTGCTGACCTCGTGGCCCCCTAGGTTCAG TCATCTGACCCAGCTCCACCCTCAGCACCAACGGAtcttgcagcagcagcagcacagtcAAACACCAAG TCCCCCAGCCAAGAAGCCTTGGTCTCAGCAGCCAGACCCCTATGCTAACCTCATGACCAGAAAAGAGAAGGACTGGGTGATAAAAGTGCAGATGGTGCAACTGCAGAGTATAAACCCCCGCCTGGATGATTACTACTACCAG GAATATTACCAGAAGCTAGAGAAGAAGCAGGTAGACGAAGAGCTACTCGGACGAAGAAACCAGGTTGAGTCCCTCAAGCTGGTAACGCCTTACATTCAGAAGGCAGAGGCTTATGAGTCCG TAGTCCGAATCGAGGGTTCCCTGGGCCAGGTAGCTGTGTCGACGTGCTTCAGCCCTCGCCGAGCTATTGATGCTGTACCCCATGGAACTCAAGAGCAG GATATAGAAGCTGCAAGCAGTCAGAGGCTTCGGGTGTTATACCGGATTGAGAAG ATGTTCCTTCAGTTACTAGAAATAGAGGAGGGCTGGAAGTATAGGCCTCCACAGCCCTGCTTTTCTGAGCAGCAAAGCAACCAGGTTGAGAAGCTCTTCCAGACCTTAAAGACCCAGGAGCACAACAACCTGGA GGAGGCAGCAGATGGCTTCCTGCAGGTGCTCTCTGTGAGGAAGGGGAAGGCCCTGGTGGCCCGGCTGCTCCCCTTCCTGGCCCAGGATCAGGCTATTACCATTCTTTTGGCTATCACCCACCATCTGCCCCTCCTGGTCCGGAGGGATGTGGCTGATCAG GCCCTACAAATGTTATTCAAACCTCTGGGCAAATGTATCAGTCACTTGACCCTCCATGAACTCCTCCAAGGACTTCAGGGATTAATGCTGTTGCCACCTGGCTCCTCAGAGCGGCCAGTCACTGTGGTGCTTCAGAATCAG TTTGGAATATCTTTGCTCTATGCCCTACTGAGTCATGGGGAGCAGCTGGTATCGCTGGATTCTTCCCTAGAGGAACCCAACAGTGACCATACAGCTTG GACAGACATGGTGGTTCTGATTGCCTGGGAAATAGCCCAAATGCCTACAGCCTCTCTGGCAGAACCCCTCGCTTTCCCCAGCAACCTACTTCCCCTGTTCTGTCACCACGTGGACAAACAATTGGTTCAGCAGCTGGAGGCCAGGATGGA GTTTGCCTGGATCTACTGA
- the PATL2 gene encoding protein PAT1 homolog 2 isoform X4, translated as MSLASLHFLWQTLDYLSPIPFWPTFPSTSSPARHFGPRLPSPDPTLFCSLLTSWPPRFSHLTQLHPQHQRILQQQQHSQTPSPPAKKPWSQQPDPYANLMTRKEKDWVIKVQMVQLQSINPRLDDYYYQEYYQKLEKKQVDEELLGRRNQVESLKLVTPYIQKAEAYESVVRIEGSLGQVAVSTCFSPRRAIDAVPHGTQEQDIEAASSQRLRVLYRIEKMFLQLLEIEEGWKYRPPQPCFSEQQSNQVEKLFQTLKTQEHNNLEEAADGFLQVLSVRKGKALVARLLPFLAQDQAITILLAITHHLPLLVRRDVADQALQMLFKPLGKCISHLTLHELLQGLQGLMLLPPGSSERPVTVVLQNQFGISLLYALLSHGEQLVSLDSSLEEPNSDHTAWTDMVVLIAWEIAQMPTASLAEPLAFPSNLLPLFCHHVDKQLVQQLEARMEFAWIY; from the exons ATGTCACTTGCCTCCTTGCATTTTCTGTGGCAG ACCTTGGACTACCTGTCGCCCATCCCTTTCTGGCCTACATTTCCCAGCACCAGCTCTCCAGCACGGCACTTTGGACCTCGGCTGCCCTCACCAGACCCAACTCTTTTCTGCAGCCTGCTGACCTCGTGGCCCCCTAGGTTCAG TCATCTGACCCAGCTCCACCCTCAGCACCAACGGAtcttgcagcagcagcagcacagtcAAACACCAAG TCCCCCAGCCAAGAAGCCTTGGTCTCAGCAGCCAGACCCCTATGCTAACCTCATGACCAGAAAAGAGAAGGACTGGGTGATAAAAGTGCAGATGGTGCAACTGCAGAGTATAAACCCCCGCCTGGATGATTACTACTACCAG GAATATTACCAGAAGCTAGAGAAGAAGCAGGTAGACGAAGAGCTACTCGGACGAAGAAACCAGGTTGAGTCCCTCAAGCTGGTAACGCCTTACATTCAGAAGGCAGAGGCTTATGAGTCCG TAGTCCGAATCGAGGGTTCCCTGGGCCAGGTAGCTGTGTCGACGTGCTTCAGCCCTCGCCGAGCTATTGATGCTGTACCCCATGGAACTCAAGAGCAG GATATAGAAGCTGCAAGCAGTCAGAGGCTTCGGGTGTTATACCGGATTGAGAAG ATGTTCCTTCAGTTACTAGAAATAGAGGAGGGCTGGAAGTATAGGCCTCCACAGCCCTGCTTTTCTGAGCAGCAAAGCAACCAGGTTGAGAAGCTCTTCCAGACCTTAAAGACCCAGGAGCACAACAACCTGGA GGAGGCAGCAGATGGCTTCCTGCAGGTGCTCTCTGTGAGGAAGGGGAAGGCCCTGGTGGCCCGGCTGCTCCCCTTCCTGGCCCAGGATCAGGCTATTACCATTCTTTTGGCTATCACCCACCATCTGCCCCTCCTGGTCCGGAGGGATGTGGCTGATCAG GCCCTACAAATGTTATTCAAACCTCTGGGCAAATGTATCAGTCACTTGACCCTCCATGAACTCCTCCAAGGACTTCAGGGATTAATGCTGTTGCCACCTGGCTCCTCAGAGCGGCCAGTCACTGTGGTGCTTCAGAATCAG TTTGGAATATCTTTGCTCTATGCCCTACTGAGTCATGGGGAGCAGCTGGTATCGCTGGATTCTTCCCTAGAGGAACCCAACAGTGACCATACAGCTTG GACAGACATGGTGGTTCTGATTGCCTGGGAAATAGCCCAAATGCCTACAGCCTCTCTGGCAGAACCCCTCGCTTTCCCCAGCAACCTACTTCCCCTGTTCTGTCACCACGTGGACAAACAATTGGTTCAGCAGCTGGAGGCCAGGATGGA GTTTGCCTGGATCTACTGA
- the PATL2 gene encoding protein PAT1 homolog 2 isoform X2 yields the protein MFKGGAGDGLRTEVLLSSSLSRQDSHLSPHFTFSSGPHLNQGPGKTCGPLAPEEELVSACHLEKEEENEGEEEEEEEEEEEDLDPDPEEEEEEENDLGDPTVLGAVHNTQRTLLSSPGVKAPGVLGMSLASLHFLWQTLDYLSPIPFWPTFPSTSSPARHFGPRLPSPDPTLFCSLLTSWPPRFSHLTQLHPQHQRILQQQQHSQTPSPPAKKPWSQQPDPYANLMTRKEKDWVIKVQMVQLQSINPRLDDYYYQEYYQKLEKKQVDEELLGRRNQVESLKLVTPYIQKAEAYESVVRIEGSLGQVAVSTCFSPRRAIDAVPHGTQEQDIEAASSQRLRVLYRIEKMFLQLLEIEEGWKYRPPQPCFSEQQSNQVEKLFQTLKTQEHNNLEEAADGFLQVLSVRKGKALVARLLPFLAQDQAITILLAITHHLPLLVRRDVADQALQMLFKPLGKCISHLTLHELLQGLQGLMLLPPGSSERPVTVVLQNQFGISLLYALLSHGEQLVSLDSSLEEPNSDHTAWTDMVVLIAWEIAQMPTASLAEPLAFPSNLLPLFCHHVDKQLVQQLEARMEFAWIY from the exons ATGTTCAAAGGTGGTGCTGGAGATGGCTTAAGAACAGAAGTGCTATTGAGTAGTAGCCTCTCTAGACAAGACTCACACCTGAGCCCCCATTTTACCTTCTCCTCTGGCCCACACTTAAACCAAGGGCCAGGTAAGACCTGTGGCCCTTTGGCTCCTGAGGAGGAGCTGGTGTCTGCCTGCCActtggaaaaagaagaagagaatgaaggggaggaggaggaagaggaagaggaggaggaggaggatctgGACCCAGACccggaggaggaagaggaggaagagaatgatCTTGGGGATCCAACTGTACTTGGTGCTGTCCATAACACCCAG AGAACTCTGCTCAGCTCCCCTGGAGTCAAGGCCCCTGGTGTGCTGGGAATGTCACTTGCCTCCTTGCATTTTCTGTGGCAG ACCTTGGACTACCTGTCGCCCATCCCTTTCTGGCCTACATTTCCCAGCACCAGCTCTCCAGCACGGCACTTTGGACCTCGGCTGCCCTCACCAGACCCAACTCTTTTCTGCAGCCTGCTGACCTCGTGGCCCCCTAGGTTCAG TCATCTGACCCAGCTCCACCCTCAGCACCAACGGAtcttgcagcagcagcagcacagtcAAACACCAAG TCCCCCAGCCAAGAAGCCTTGGTCTCAGCAGCCAGACCCCTATGCTAACCTCATGACCAGAAAAGAGAAGGACTGGGTGATAAAAGTGCAGATGGTGCAACTGCAGAGTATAAACCCCCGCCTGGATGATTACTACTACCAG GAATATTACCAGAAGCTAGAGAAGAAGCAGGTAGACGAAGAGCTACTCGGACGAAGAAACCAGGTTGAGTCCCTCAAGCTGGTAACGCCTTACATTCAGAAGGCAGAGGCTTATGAGTCCG TAGTCCGAATCGAGGGTTCCCTGGGCCAGGTAGCTGTGTCGACGTGCTTCAGCCCTCGCCGAGCTATTGATGCTGTACCCCATGGAACTCAAGAGCAG GATATAGAAGCTGCAAGCAGTCAGAGGCTTCGGGTGTTATACCGGATTGAGAAG ATGTTCCTTCAGTTACTAGAAATAGAGGAGGGCTGGAAGTATAGGCCTCCACAGCCCTGCTTTTCTGAGCAGCAAAGCAACCAGGTTGAGAAGCTCTTCCAGACCTTAAAGACCCAGGAGCACAACAACCTGGA GGAGGCAGCAGATGGCTTCCTGCAGGTGCTCTCTGTGAGGAAGGGGAAGGCCCTGGTGGCCCGGCTGCTCCCCTTCCTGGCCCAGGATCAGGCTATTACCATTCTTTTGGCTATCACCCACCATCTGCCCCTCCTGGTCCGGAGGGATGTGGCTGATCAG GCCCTACAAATGTTATTCAAACCTCTGGGCAAATGTATCAGTCACTTGACCCTCCATGAACTCCTCCAAGGACTTCAGGGATTAATGCTGTTGCCACCTGGCTCCTCAGAGCGGCCAGTCACTGTGGTGCTTCAGAATCAG TTTGGAATATCTTTGCTCTATGCCCTACTGAGTCATGGGGAGCAGCTGGTATCGCTGGATTCTTCCCTAGAGGAACCCAACAGTGACCATACAGCTTG GACAGACATGGTGGTTCTGATTGCCTGGGAAATAGCCCAAATGCCTACAGCCTCTCTGGCAGAACCCCTCGCTTTCCCCAGCAACCTACTTCCCCTGTTCTGTCACCACGTGGACAAACAATTGGTTCAGCAGCTGGAGGCCAGGATGGA GTTTGCCTGGATCTACTGA